GCGTTACTTTCGACAGCGTACGTCTGCGAAAAGCTCGGGCTCCCTGGGCACGATTCCTACGCGACGAGTCTCGAAATCCACCACAAAGACAAGTACCGCGCCCTCGCTGCACGACTCGACATTCCGACACCGCGCGCACTCGTTGTTCGAAACGCAGCCGACTTCGAGACCGCCATTTCGCAACTGACGTTCCCTATCATCGTCAAACCCGTTGATTTGACTGGTGGCAAAGGCATCCACCGAGCCGCCAACATCGAAGAAGCTCGCGCGGCCTACAAAGACGCCTGCAGCCGTACCCGCCAAGACCACATTGTGGTCGAAGAATTCGTACAAGGCACAAACCATGGATTCTCCGCCATGCTCGTGAAAGGCAAAGTCGCATTTGCATTTTCCGACAACGAACAGTATTACCTCAACAAGTACATGGTCTCGGGAGCAAACACGCCAAGCACCACAAGTGCAGCGGGCCTCGCCAAGCTCCGTGACTACAGCGAACGCATCGCCCGCGAATTACACCTCGTCGATGGCATTTTGCATATCCAATACATCGAGCGTGCTGACGGCACGCCAGTCATCATTGAGATATGTCGCCGACCGCCAGGAGATTTATACATCAAATTCGTCAAATACGCCACCGGAATCGACTACCCAAAATTCATTGTGATGGCAGAAACTGGAATGGACATTTCAGG
This is a stretch of genomic DNA from Fibrobacter sp. UWB13. It encodes these proteins:
- a CDS encoding acetyl-CoA carboxylase biotin carboxylase subunit family protein — protein: MEQSNPQKKLLLLGGSHAEIPLIKAAQELGWYVITTGNNRDGLGHPYADKTIFADFSDKDAMLELAKSENVQAICSGCNDFALLSTAYVCEKLGLPGHDSYATSLEIHHKDKYRALAARLDIPTPRALVVRNAADFETAISQLTFPIIVKPVDLTGGKGIHRAANIEEARAAYKDACSRTRQDHIVVEEFVQGTNHGFSAMLVKGKVAFAFSDNEQYYLNKYMVSGANTPSTTSAAGLAKLRDYSERIARELHLVDGILHIQYIERADGTPVIIEICRRPPGDLYIKFVKYATGIDYPKFIVMAETGMDISGIADVPTQGFWLRHCIMADREGIVRDVSFAPEIQKNIVEKFLWYKPGEQITDKLLYKAGIVFFKFDTLAEMQDKTARMTELAKSIVE